From a region of the Bdellovibrio bacteriovorus genome:
- a CDS encoding lysine N(6)-hydroxylase/L-ornithine N(5)-oxygenase family protein, with translation MNRHYDLIGLGIGLFNLSVAALLHKTPGIKFAFFDRKHRFDWHSEIMFADSEMQTSYLKDLVTAADPTNPFTFMNYLVQKGLFYSFINTNRKTITRREFEMYCQWVSQNMPEHLHFDSEVQSVRYDGEKFILQINNEIYTATNICIGTGLVPHLPDFAKELEGPDVFHAKSSYIKILDATNKDVVVVGGGQTGLEIFRNCLQGKWGHPKSLKLIASRPNLEPLDNSPFVNEYFAPSYVHEFLQLDQSLKDPIVKYQKLASDGNTPEYLDTLYRDLYQLKHVWGDSRDIQILPYRRVTSMQKWGERYTLNIKNGFNKAEETSNADTVILSTGFRVNIPNIIEPLRTLIDFDGDGRFIMKENFQVSWKGSEKNKVYALNFSRHGHGISEPQTSLMAWRSAKIINDLMQKEVFPINRAVPNFTTYT, from the coding sequence ATGAACAGACATTATGACTTAATCGGACTCGGTATCGGTCTTTTTAATTTGAGTGTAGCGGCTCTGCTGCACAAAACTCCGGGCATTAAGTTTGCGTTTTTTGATCGTAAGCACCGTTTTGATTGGCACTCAGAAATCATGTTCGCTGATTCCGAGATGCAAACTTCTTATTTGAAGGACCTTGTCACGGCAGCAGATCCTACGAATCCGTTCACGTTTATGAATTACTTGGTGCAAAAAGGATTGTTCTATTCCTTCATCAATACGAATCGTAAAACTATCACACGCCGTGAATTTGAAATGTACTGTCAGTGGGTCAGTCAAAATATGCCGGAGCATCTTCATTTCGACAGTGAAGTTCAGTCTGTGCGCTACGATGGTGAAAAGTTCATTTTGCAAATCAATAACGAAATCTATACGGCGACAAATATCTGTATTGGGACGGGCCTTGTTCCGCATCTGCCAGACTTTGCCAAAGAATTAGAAGGTCCAGACGTTTTCCACGCTAAATCCAGCTACATCAAAATTCTAGATGCGACTAATAAAGATGTGGTTGTTGTGGGGGGCGGTCAAACGGGCTTAGAGATTTTCCGTAATTGTCTTCAAGGTAAATGGGGGCATCCGAAAAGCTTGAAGTTGATTGCCAGCCGTCCCAATTTAGAGCCGTTGGACAATTCACCGTTTGTGAATGAGTACTTTGCACCCTCTTACGTGCATGAGTTTCTGCAACTGGATCAGTCGTTAAAAGATCCTATCGTAAAATATCAAAAACTTGCGAGCGATGGGAATACGCCTGAATACCTGGATACTTTGTATCGCGATCTTTATCAGCTAAAGCATGTGTGGGGTGATTCTCGAGATATTCAGATTCTTCCATACCGTCGCGTGACAAGCATGCAAAAGTGGGGAGAGCGCTACACCCTGAACATCAAAAACGGCTTCAACAAAGCCGAAGAAACATCGAATGCCGATACGGTCATCCTGAGCACGGGATTCCGAGTCAACATTCCCAACATCATTGAGCCTTTGCGCACCTTGATTGATTTTGACGGCGATGGCCGTTTCATAATGAAAGAAAACTTCCAAGTATCGTGGAAGGGATCTGAAAAAAACAAAGTCTACGCTTTGAACTTCAGCCGTCATGGTCATGGTATCTCTGAACCACAGACAAGTCTGATGGCTTGGCGTTCGGCGAAAATTATCAACGATTTAATGCAAAAAGAAGTTTTCCCTATCAACAGAGCCGTACCCAACTTTACGACATACACCTAG
- a CDS encoding TonB-dependent receptor — protein sequence MNRLALILLLLPISVFAQDAETVPTVETPVATETAESRIEGIQVQGNKENKSYQESTESISVLKSNEVDAPVQKDSLQVINAAPNVTVNKNDDSFSIRGINNTGVTGFQKDNLSSVIIDGVFQTDLAIKAGSFELWDTEQLELYRGPQSTTQGVNSLAGSILLFHNKPSDQNEVAGRLGFGSYNRFNLAALGNTAWLEGALKGRISYSHDQDDGFIKNVTTNNSKWGKKSKDALTVDLVYDLNATDFLRWNTKLFQNETGGNYVQSTNPFDYEVSEDVDSDSKTNNQQTSLTYSKQINEFWRNETIAAYSMAKNDETSDADGTSNPTAGVRTEEHNDRFFSIENLLKYQSADVKNVLGFHAHDYYLKDYAHFNILYPLGGNVYTPIDSVQETEKYRTVFALFDSYLWKFSENQSINLGLRYEFVKNKYGALVDAKRTQNLGGGVNAVIDNYLNSVSGRYEDTDDNSILLPKVAYTITQGQHTYGLTYSEGYRTGGLSINRKRAQVDKYDPEKTNNYELSYKLAESFGTLSSNVFYTDWQDQQVLVQLSSDIFDTQVVNAASSELYGAEVELTMTPAVRHQVTVGAGYVKTRFKDFVSGTKDYSNNEFPFAPNWTGKINYGYQVSAEWTVTSTLRYLGTSYGNAENTIDSPEQFYWDGSLQYALSQWNMGVDLYVRNILNSQYVIYDRTSSIGGQTVNYKQVNSPQELGLNLSWYL from the coding sequence ATGAATAGACTTGCACTCATTTTATTGCTTCTTCCAATCAGTGTTTTTGCCCAAGACGCAGAGACCGTTCCCACAGTGGAAACTCCCGTAGCCACCGAGACGGCAGAAAGCCGCATCGAAGGTATTCAGGTTCAGGGAAATAAAGAAAATAAAAGTTATCAAGAAAGTACAGAAAGTATTTCGGTCCTAAAAAGCAATGAAGTTGATGCTCCCGTGCAGAAAGATTCTTTACAAGTCATCAATGCGGCTCCGAATGTCACTGTGAATAAAAATGACGACAGCTTCAGTATTCGCGGTATCAACAATACGGGCGTAACGGGATTTCAGAAAGACAATTTATCTTCAGTTATTATCGATGGCGTTTTTCAAACAGATCTTGCCATCAAAGCCGGAAGTTTCGAATTGTGGGACACAGAACAGTTGGAACTTTACCGTGGACCTCAGTCGACGACTCAAGGCGTGAATTCCTTAGCCGGAAGCATTTTGCTATTTCATAACAAACCTTCGGATCAAAACGAGGTGGCAGGACGTTTAGGTTTTGGCAGCTACAATCGCTTCAATCTTGCAGCTTTAGGAAATACGGCATGGCTTGAAGGCGCCCTTAAGGGACGTATTTCTTATAGTCACGATCAAGACGATGGCTTCATCAAAAACGTTACGACAAATAATTCAAAATGGGGCAAAAAATCAAAAGACGCTCTTACTGTGGATTTGGTTTACGACCTGAATGCCACCGACTTCCTGCGCTGGAATACAAAACTATTTCAAAACGAAACGGGCGGAAATTACGTGCAAAGCACCAACCCGTTTGATTATGAAGTGAGCGAAGATGTTGATTCTGATAGTAAGACAAACAATCAACAGACTTCCTTGACTTACTCAAAACAAATCAATGAATTCTGGAGAAACGAAACCATCGCGGCTTACTCGATGGCAAAAAATGACGAGACCAGCGATGCTGACGGTACGAGCAACCCGACGGCAGGCGTGCGCACTGAAGAGCATAACGACCGCTTTTTCAGCATTGAGAACCTTTTGAAATACCAAAGTGCCGATGTGAAAAATGTTTTAGGTTTCCATGCTCACGACTATTACCTGAAAGACTACGCTCACTTTAATATTCTTTATCCTTTAGGTGGTAACGTCTATACGCCGATTGATTCTGTTCAGGAGACAGAGAAGTACCGCACCGTTTTTGCCCTGTTTGATTCTTACCTTTGGAAATTTTCAGAAAATCAATCTATCAACTTAGGCCTGCGCTATGAGTTTGTAAAAAACAAATACGGTGCCCTGGTTGACGCTAAACGAACTCAGAACTTAGGTGGCGGCGTGAATGCCGTTATCGATAATTACTTAAACAGCGTTTCTGGAAGATACGAAGACACGGATGATAACTCTATTCTTCTTCCAAAGGTCGCGTACACGATCACTCAAGGTCAGCATACCTACGGTCTGACCTATTCTGAAGGCTACAGAACGGGGGGCCTCAGCATTAATCGTAAGCGCGCTCAGGTGGATAAGTACGATCCCGAAAAAACGAATAACTACGAGTTGTCTTACAAGCTCGCTGAAAGTTTTGGAACTTTAAGTTCAAATGTCTTTTATACCGACTGGCAAGATCAACAGGTTTTGGTGCAACTTTCCAGCGACATTTTTGATACTCAAGTTGTTAACGCAGCTTCGTCTGAACTTTATGGTGCGGAAGTCGAGTTGACAATGACTCCGGCCGTACGACATCAAGTCACGGTCGGCGCGGGTTATGTAAAAACGCGTTTCAAGGACTTCGTCAGCGGAACCAAGGACTACTCAAACAACGAATTCCCTTTTGCCCCTAACTGGACCGGTAAAATTAATTATGGTTATCAGGTCAGTGCTGAATGGACCGTAACAAGTACACTTCGTTACTTGGGAACATCTTACGGTAATGCCGAAAATACGATCGACTCTCCAGAACAATTCTATTGGGATGGCAGCCTTCAATATGCTCTCAGCCAGTGGAATATGGGTGTGGATTTATACGTAAGAAATATTCTGAATTCGCAATATGTGATTTATGACCGCACGTCTTCTATCGGTGGCCAGACGGTGAATTACAAGCAAGTCAATTCACCTCAAGAGCTAGGCCTGAATTTGTCATGGTACTTATAA
- the gloB gene encoding hydroxyacylglutathione hydrolase → MSSGLLRVELVPIFEDNYVFILLDEDERKALIVDPGEAAPLVQYLKDRDLTLNGVLLTHHHNDHIGGVKDLVQAFKAPVYAPLKNKNQIPFASEYVQEGDKIQLGNFSFAVMELPGHTLGHVAYWCADKKWLFSGDVLFGLGCGRLFEGTYDQMYHSLQRIKALPPETLVYCTHEYTETNLQFCKMLSSLDDSPITGDDEDLELYENELTNRRGLDIPSVPLKLFIEKKVNPFLLARNVQQFTYLRELRNKG, encoded by the coding sequence ATGAGCTCAGGCCTACTGCGAGTGGAACTCGTCCCCATTTTTGAAGATAACTACGTCTTCATCTTACTTGATGAAGACGAGCGCAAGGCTTTGATTGTGGACCCAGGCGAAGCGGCGCCTCTCGTTCAGTACTTAAAAGATCGCGACCTCACTTTAAACGGGGTGCTACTGACTCATCATCACAATGATCATATTGGCGGAGTGAAAGATCTGGTGCAGGCTTTTAAAGCCCCCGTCTATGCGCCTTTAAAGAATAAAAATCAAATTCCTTTTGCCTCTGAATATGTACAAGAGGGCGACAAGATTCAACTTGGAAACTTTTCCTTTGCCGTGATGGAGCTTCCCGGTCATACCTTGGGACATGTCGCGTATTGGTGCGCAGATAAAAAGTGGCTTTTTTCTGGAGACGTGCTGTTTGGCTTAGGCTGTGGACGTCTTTTTGAAGGTACCTACGATCAGATGTATCACAGTTTGCAACGTATTAAAGCGCTACCGCCAGAAACACTGGTTTATTGCACTCACGAATACACGGAAACCAATCTGCAATTCTGTAAGATGCTTTCAAGTTTAGATGATTCTCCCATCACGGGCGATGACGAAGATTTAGAACTTTACGAAAATGAACTGACCAATAGAAGAGGACTTGATATCCCAAGTGTGCCGTTAAAACTTTTTATCGAAAAAAAGGTCAATCCCTTTTTGTTAGCGCGCAATGTGCAGCAGTTCACTTACTTACGTGAACTGCGCAACAAAGGTTGA
- a CDS encoding (2Fe-2S)-binding protein, with product MKIKVELEGRDLIEVDCEGEDLQKPGAIKKVSILGCSEFMGMMQQMRRHFGNDLSKWPVPDGHDHSSLLLKEMILKLRGEWNFPYDEEELCHCRSVPAHTVDQAIVAGAHSPEVVTRQTSASSNCGTCRPNVQKIIDYRLGRKTA from the coding sequence ATGAAAATCAAAGTGGAACTCGAAGGCCGAGATTTAATTGAAGTGGACTGTGAAGGTGAAGATCTTCAGAAACCGGGAGCTATTAAAAAAGTCTCTATTTTAGGTTGTTCTGAATTTATGGGAATGATGCAACAGATGCGTCGCCATTTTGGAAACGATCTTAGTAAATGGCCTGTGCCAGACGGTCATGATCACTCCAGTCTTTTGCTCAAAGAAATGATTTTAAAATTGCGGGGAGAATGGAATTTTCCCTATGACGAAGAAGAACTTTGTCACTGCCGAAGTGTTCCCGCTCATACGGTGGATCAAGCCATCGTTGCTGGGGCACATTCTCCCGAGGTCGTCACTCGTCAGACGTCAGCAAGTTCTAATTGCGGTACTTGTCGTCCCAATGTTCAAAAAATCATTGATTATCGTTTAGGAAGAAAGACGGCTTAG
- a CDS encoding (2Fe-2S)-binding protein — protein sequence MGAKKKSEIICRCNNISRETIEEAIRNGAHTLNDIFDTTSAGVGPCGGSCRRKLGPLLEYYLKNGTFPDKITEDLTGKGPGPKKD from the coding sequence ATGGGCGCTAAAAAGAAGAGCGAAATCATCTGTCGCTGCAACAATATAAGCCGGGAAACCATTGAAGAAGCTATTCGCAATGGCGCTCATACATTGAACGACATATTCGATACGACCTCAGCCGGTGTTGGCCCCTGCGGAGGATCGTGCCGTCGCAAGCTGGGTCCCCTCTTAGAATATTACCTAAAAAATGGGACATTCCCCGATAAAATAACCGAGGACCTGACCGGAAAAGGCCCCGGCCCTAAGAAAGACTAA
- the greA gene encoding transcription elongation factor GreA, with amino-acid sequence MATNTTDKLPMTIRGKAMLEAELKKLLLEERPSVIRAIEEARAQGDISENAEYESAKERQAMIEGRIAEIQGKLAGAEVIDTAQIKADRIVFGAVVQIVDTESEEEVTYQIVGVDESDVKAGLISILSPLARALIGKRVGDTVTVQSPKGDKEFEVLNFHYK; translated from the coding sequence ATGGCCACTAATACTACTGATAAACTTCCCATGACAATTCGCGGAAAAGCGATGCTTGAGGCCGAACTCAAGAAACTTCTGTTGGAAGAAAGACCTTCTGTGATCCGCGCGATCGAAGAAGCCCGTGCTCAAGGCGACATCTCTGAAAATGCAGAGTATGAGTCCGCAAAAGAGCGCCAGGCTATGATTGAAGGACGTATTGCTGAAATTCAGGGCAAACTTGCCGGTGCTGAAGTTATCGATACAGCTCAAATCAAAGCAGATCGCATCGTTTTTGGTGCGGTTGTTCAGATTGTGGACACGGAATCCGAAGAGGAAGTGACTTACCAAATCGTGGGAGTCGATGAATCTGACGTGAAAGCTGGTTTGATTTCCATCCTTTCTCCTTTAGCGCGTGCTTTGATCGGTAAACGTGTCGGTGACACAGTTACGGTGCAAAGTCCCAAAGGTGACAAGGAATTCGAAGTTCTTAACTTCCACTATAAGTAA
- a CDS encoding glycerophosphodiester phosphodiesterase, which produces MIFLVVLLLLALFLFYKHLTWKALPWPDGAVKPPPYQGHRGYWKGGAQENTLASFEAAKQRGLMMIELDIRLSGDGVPVVFHDTDLKRLKEIEKIVAQMSAAELRAEADAPSLEEVFQSKLVPSFINIELKTSAMWDGTLERAVADLIKKYKMEKRVLFSSFNPLSLWRLSHLLPDVPRALLATQEDEPENKIYLKHLWFAPYVRIHALHLDHHYVSVENVKQWLNRKVPVALWTVNDKEKAEAYLKAGALSIISDTLGEKPSANS; this is translated from the coding sequence ATGATTTTTCTTGTCGTTCTTTTACTACTCGCACTTTTTCTTTTCTATAAGCATCTCACCTGGAAGGCTTTGCCATGGCCTGACGGAGCAGTGAAGCCGCCTCCTTATCAGGGCCATCGTGGTTACTGGAAAGGAGGAGCACAAGAAAACACTCTGGCCTCTTTTGAGGCAGCCAAACAGCGCGGCTTGATGATGATCGAATTGGATATTCGCTTGTCGGGAGACGGAGTGCCGGTTGTCTTTCACGACACAGATTTAAAACGTCTTAAAGAGATCGAAAAGATCGTTGCGCAAATGTCGGCTGCCGAATTAAGAGCCGAAGCGGATGCTCCCAGTTTGGAAGAAGTTTTTCAATCGAAGCTCGTTCCGTCGTTTATTAATATCGAGCTAAAGACATCAGCCATGTGGGATGGAACCCTGGAAAGGGCCGTCGCTGATCTTATTAAGAAATACAAGATGGAAAAACGGGTGCTCTTTTCAAGCTTCAATCCCTTATCCTTATGGCGCTTAAGTCATCTCCTGCCTGATGTACCGCGTGCTTTGTTAGCGACTCAAGAAGACGAGCCCGAAAATAAAATTTATTTAAAACATCTTTGGTTTGCACCTTACGTGCGCATTCACGCTTTACACTTGGATCATCACTACGTGAGCGTTGAAAATGTAAAGCAGTGGCTGAATAGAAAAGTACCCGTGGCGCTTTGGACAGTGAATGATAAAGAAAAAGCGGAAGCTTATCTAAAAGCAGGAGCTTTGAGTATTATTTCAGACACATTGGGAGAAAAGCCTTCAGCAAATTCGTGA
- a CDS encoding twin-arginine translocase TatA/TatE family subunit, with protein MGEFSLTHILLLAILGLIFFGPSRLPQLGQGLGKAIRGFKQGLNEIDVDPKDIQDHKQVNHTSQQATQSQKQTETQNS; from the coding sequence ATGGGTGAGTTTAGCCTTACACACATTCTACTTCTTGCAATTCTTGGTTTGATTTTCTTTGGACCAAGCCGTCTTCCACAGTTAGGACAAGGTTTGGGTAAAGCCATCCGTGGTTTTAAACAAGGTCTTAACGAAATCGACGTGGACCCTAAAGACATCCAGGATCACAAACAAGTGAACCACACATCACAGCAAGCGACTCAATCACAAAAACAAACAGAAACACAGAATTCTTAA
- a CDS encoding TIGR02285 family protein, which yields MKVLLTLLICLFINGSYAQDTFVQRSNRPAIPWAVVDLPPFYILSGPHIGEGRIDRIRVLIQKELPEIQFVDMNIGIGRAVELWKMNKEVCYGAALKTKERMRWAYFTVSAFQPGSELMLVTMNRALLETPAKKVSLKKLLRENRWKGFIPMERSYGEVIDKIIKENYVPTNTKDPRILTADFGSILKMVAKKRYDFTLEYSSVVNAYNARNITEPALMMKPVLESTSYVPLHFACTKNEWGRDMVQKVDQAMQKIALTKEYQEAVEAWMEPQTLKKNQQALQEFYHRRAQGPWNTLSDE from the coding sequence GTGAAAGTGCTGCTCACCTTACTTATTTGTCTGTTTATAAATGGCTCCTATGCCCAAGACACCTTTGTGCAAAGAAGTAATCGGCCGGCTATTCCCTGGGCTGTGGTGGATCTTCCTCCCTTTTATATTTTGTCGGGACCCCATATCGGAGAAGGTCGCATAGATCGAATCCGTGTTCTGATCCAGAAAGAGCTGCCAGAAATTCAGTTCGTTGACATGAATATTGGTATTGGTCGCGCTGTAGAACTATGGAAGATGAATAAAGAGGTCTGTTATGGAGCGGCACTGAAAACCAAAGAACGCATGCGTTGGGCTTACTTTACAGTATCCGCGTTTCAGCCGGGCAGTGAGCTGATGCTTGTGACCATGAACCGCGCTCTGTTAGAAACTCCCGCAAAAAAAGTGTCTTTGAAGAAACTTCTTCGAGAGAATCGTTGGAAGGGTTTCATCCCTATGGAAAGATCTTACGGAGAGGTCATCGATAAAATCATCAAAGAGAACTATGTCCCTACGAATACCAAAGATCCTCGGATTTTGACTGCTGATTTCGGGAGCATTCTTAAAATGGTTGCCAAAAAAAGATATGATTTTACGCTCGAGTATTCTTCGGTAGTCAATGCTTACAACGCACGTAATATCACGGAACCTGCTTTAATGATGAAGCCCGTTCTTGAATCAACGAGTTATGTTCCTCTTCATTTTGCGTGCACGAAAAACGAGTGGGGACGGGATATGGTACAAAAAGTCGATCAAGCCATGCAGAAGATCGCGCTCACGAAGGAATATCAAGAGGCCGTTGAGGCATGGATGGAGCCTCAGACTTTAAAGAAGAATCAACAGGCCCTGCAAGAGTTTTATCATCGCAGGGCTCAAGGACCTTGGAATACTCTTAGCGACGAATAG
- a CDS encoding ABC transporter permease has product MSSNEITMNEIEIDTGLSQEERAKIEKAQPMWKMVLTQFMEHKAAVAGAVVISFLMFIAIFANQIQSLTELDPDAQNVGNRYLAPMTTAQVGQDVRETDIERYITVNPEIADKIQKALVEKGVVQVAEADAIYELAAQDVKQAVSHLESLNVAEATGLISLFKNFETFHLFGTDELGRDVFIRLVYGTRVSMGVGVLVAIASALVGLLIGSIAGFYGGLIDTVLMRVTDALLSLPHIPVLIVIAAIDLTKIPWLKALVSTSNESVFKMIIILCIFSWMTVARLVRGSILSIREREFVLAARTLGAKDSTIIVRHMFPNVIAPILVSITLGVGESILFEAALSFLGLGIMPPMPSWGNMLNNAQELIYQAPFLAILPGVMILITTISFNYLGDGLQNAIDPKAIRR; this is encoded by the coding sequence ATGAGTTCAAATGAAATCACTATGAATGAGATTGAAATCGACACTGGCCTTTCTCAAGAGGAACGCGCCAAGATTGAAAAAGCCCAACCTATGTGGAAGATGGTGCTGACTCAGTTTATGGAGCATAAAGCGGCTGTTGCGGGCGCCGTGGTTATCAGCTTCTTGATGTTTATCGCTATCTTCGCCAATCAGATCCAAAGCCTGACAGAACTGGATCCGGATGCACAAAACGTCGGAAATCGCTATTTAGCTCCGATGACAACTGCTCAAGTCGGTCAAGACGTTCGTGAAACTGACATCGAACGCTACATCACCGTAAACCCAGAGATTGCTGACAAAATTCAAAAAGCCCTGGTTGAAAAAGGTGTTGTTCAAGTTGCTGAAGCCGATGCGATTTATGAATTGGCCGCTCAAGATGTTAAACAAGCGGTTTCTCATCTTGAGTCTTTGAATGTCGCGGAAGCGACGGGCTTGATTTCTTTGTTTAAAAACTTTGAGACTTTCCATCTTTTTGGAACGGACGAACTAGGTCGCGATGTATTCATCCGTCTTGTTTACGGCACACGTGTTTCCATGGGTGTGGGCGTTCTTGTGGCGATTGCCTCTGCGCTGGTCGGACTTCTTATCGGAAGTATTGCCGGCTTCTATGGAGGATTGATCGACACCGTCTTGATGCGCGTGACAGATGCGCTTCTTTCTTTGCCACACATCCCGGTTCTTATCGTGATTGCCGCTATTGATTTGACCAAGATCCCATGGCTGAAAGCCTTGGTAAGTACATCGAATGAGAGTGTCTTTAAAATGATTATCATTCTTTGTATTTTCTCTTGGATGACGGTGGCTCGTTTAGTACGTGGAAGTATTCTTTCGATTCGTGAGCGCGAATTCGTTTTGGCTGCAAGAACCTTGGGTGCGAAAGACAGCACCATCATCGTTCGCCACATGTTCCCGAACGTGATTGCTCCCATTCTTGTTTCCATCACATTGGGAGTGGGTGAATCCATCCTTTTTGAGGCCGCTTTGAGCTTCCTTGGCTTAGGTATCATGCCACCAATGCCAAGCTGGGGTAATATGCTGAATAATGCGCAAGAACTTATTTACCAAGCTCCATTCCTAGCAATTCTTCCCGGCGTGATGATTCTTATTACGACGATCAGCTTTAATTATCTGGGTGACGGCTTACAAAACGCCATCGATCCAAAAGCTATTCGTCGCTAA
- a CDS encoding ABC transporter permease, whose translation MTTFITRRILQTLAVIVVLSYVCFYLMSLMPGDPVDMMVASNPKITAEDVARLKSLYGLDQPVYKRYANWVASIAQGDLGYSRTYRVPVQELMGPRLWNTFILSFASLTLSLLIAIPLGVISALKPGSKTDYFVNLFSFAGISIPSFWLAIVLIIIFAVKIPILPAGGTQTIGAGPMGFWADLADRSIYLILPVLSLAIQQIGRFSRFTRSAMLEAMRNDFIRTARAKGLSRRRVIWQHGFRNALIPLITILALSFSGLFSGAILTETVFAYQGVGKLVYDSIIGNDYNVAMISFVISVSMVLLANLLADILYGFADPRISYQ comes from the coding sequence ATGACTACATTTATTACCCGTAGAATTTTACAAACACTCGCTGTGATTGTTGTGCTTTCCTACGTGTGTTTTTATTTGATGAGCTTAATGCCCGGGGATCCTGTAGACATGATGGTCGCTTCGAATCCTAAAATTACGGCTGAAGACGTAGCCCGTCTGAAGTCATTGTACGGTTTGGATCAACCTGTTTATAAAAGATATGCAAATTGGGTGGCTTCCATTGCCCAGGGCGATTTGGGTTACAGCCGTACCTACCGTGTTCCTGTTCAAGAGCTTATGGGACCTCGTCTTTGGAATACATTTATTCTTTCTTTTGCGTCACTCACGCTTTCACTCTTAATTGCAATCCCACTAGGTGTGATCTCGGCACTTAAACCAGGAAGTAAGACAGACTACTTCGTGAATCTTTTCTCTTTTGCCGGCATCTCCATTCCCTCCTTCTGGTTGGCGATTGTTTTGATTATTATTTTCGCCGTGAAGATCCCTATTCTTCCTGCGGGCGGCACACAAACTATTGGTGCAGGCCCCATGGGATTTTGGGCTGATCTTGCGGATCGCTCGATTTACTTGATTCTTCCGGTCCTCAGTTTGGCTATTCAACAGATTGGTCGTTTTTCTCGCTTTACTCGTTCTGCAATGCTTGAAGCCATGAGAAATGACTTCATCCGCACAGCACGCGCCAAAGGTCTTTCACGTCGTCGCGTGATCTGGCAGCACGGTTTCCGAAACGCTTTAATTCCACTGATCACGATCCTGGCTTTAAGCTTCTCGGGTCTTTTCTCGGGTGCGATTCTAACAGAAACAGTTTTTGCTTACCAAGGCGTTGGTAAGTTGGTTTACGACTCTATCATCGGGAACGACTACAACGTCGCGATGATTTCTTTTGTTATCTCTGTCAGCATGGTTCTTTTGGCGAATCTACTGGCTGACATCTTGTATGGATTTGCAGATCCAAGAATTTCGTATCAATAA